In Haliotis asinina isolate JCU_RB_2024 chromosome 15, JCU_Hal_asi_v2, whole genome shotgun sequence, the sequence acaaacgcgttcactgagctggctcatctaatacttgttaAGCAGTACGTTTTTCACGTTTTGTAAAATGCACGATTCATACGAAGTTTTCGGACAGCTGCGTTGTTGTCGGACCAAGCTGCGGATTGACGAATGATTTCATTTCTGTTACAGCGTTTTCGTTATTGatacaattattttaaaaataataagttTCCTTTGCGTGGTAGTTTATACAACATCTAAATCATTATTAGACCAGCTTTCTTGATTCAGTCCCGTTTTCTTATCTGAACTCTTGTCCTAGTTAACTTTTAATCTTCCACGCAAGTTTTCGCGAAAGAAAATTAGATAAAGACTCGACCTCCACCTGTTAATCTCTATTTTGACGAAGACTATTGTGGTCGCGAGAAATTCTTCTTGTACAAATGTATTGTCTTGTAATTCTGTTTTTTGTTGGCTTTGTCCGAGGACAAGTATCCACTACTGAACGTAAGTATTGGTGCAGTTACTCTGAATATTAgagtgataatgatgatggtaTGATTacaataaataacaaacaagctAATGCTGCACAGCCTAGTACATCCATGCACATATTGTTAACCAAAATGTGTGCATAGTGATATTTCTATTGCTACATAAGATCTATTTTTATTTCAtacttatttttgttttgtacgCCTTTTTCTGGTGGCTTCAGTTTCGTTAAGTGAaatttttagaagttggtatgatgaagGGGAAGGTATGTATCTCTTTTTTAGGGTGATTCGTCATTTTAAAGTAATTGTAATTCATGTATTGTTCATGCTATATTTCCTGACGTCATTGAGAAACTGTGTAAAAAGCAGTAAAAGGGTACCCGGTATGATAGGTCGCATGGGTATCAACTTTCTAGCTCTTCACATTCAGCGTGGCCCATGGATTATCCTtggtaataatgataatgggattttgtgtttgtgtgaaatgttccTGGGTCACGACTAATGTTTGTGTCAGACCATCCTTGCGACATGGAGACCACACATACGTAACTCTTTTTCGCGAACGCCTTTTCTCTCTACTCAGTTTTAGTGATCCGCTTATAAATGTTAAAAACAGGGGAATCTGATTACAGTGCACCAATAATAGAGATAATAATAATCAGTTATACTCTgatctttcatatttacaagtcCTCAAATGTCACATTAATTTGTCCCAAGCAGTCCGGGTTGTCTACTCCTCGCTGAATGAGTGATTGAGATAAGGTTTAGGCCGATTTTGCAAAATTCCAGAAGTATCACTAGGGGGACACAggaaatgggattcaaacattgttcccatgtagggaatcgaacccggatcttctgtgTGAAACTCTTTAACAGGTAGGGTGTCCCtgttgatttggttgatacatgatgtcatcatatctcagttgATCACTGGCGCCATTTACACCTACTCGTGGCAATCCGGCAAGCCGTAGGcgacggaaagaggcgagtagtaaCGAATGTTCGGACGCTTGCGACTTGAAATGGGAGGGTCAATTCAAGAACACACAATTAACAATTACCAGTGATCTATTCATTGTATTTTCACCATTCAAATGCCAACTATGGCCTTTTGCCTTTTGCCTTAATAATCCATTTCTCAGATACTCGAAACTGGCTGTTGACTTGAAGTTATGCGTTTACGGTGAATGGGTCTTCCCGAATTGACTTGGTTCTGTCTATTATATCTAGCCTGTGGGGACAAACTCCCCAACTGCGCATCGTATGGCCAAACCTCCTGTACAACGTATGTCGAGTGGGCCAAGGAGAACTGCAACAGCTACTGCAAGTTCTGTAAAGGTAGGAGTGTGCGATACAGCCACTAGCCCGCTAGCCCGTGTCATGTAAAAATGCAGTTGGGACAGTAAATCAATGGCCCGATTGGCTTGTAACTTTAAATGGGATCATGTTGAACATATATCTGTTCAtaacacacttttaaatcatacaAGATTATGGTCTAATGAAAATGTTCATAATGACCCGTATCCTTTTCTCATACACATTGTAATCTTTTCATAGTGATTACTTTCTGCATTCAGATTTCGGtcttgtgaattattttgtttacCAGTAACTTTCAGGCGTAGCTACTCCGACTGGCTAGCAACAATTGGAAACCATGTCGCACGCTGTCGGGTAGACTTCACTTACAAAAACCAGTTTCGTAACATGCTCGAGAGACCCCACGAGAGTCTGTTAGGAAAGGCTACTGGATGCCTTTGTACAAGGCAACTTTAGATTGTCAAGTCAGTGTTTTTGTGTAGGAGCTAGAATCGCATTcgtgctaagatcactttgaaCAAAAGCGCATTGTACCTTATCCCCTGGCTATAAAGACGACACTGAGTCGGTGATTCACTAAACGCCAGATACCTTGGATTATTGCTTATGATCATGTTTAGCCTGGTCCCTTCGACTTTTATGTTATAATAGTACTGACTGTGGCCTAAAACAAAAGTCACTCTCACTCAACTAAAGAAGCATATGTGTTTGTGATTAACCTACGAGTGGGGTTTTCGAAGCAAATCTTATCAAATATAAGAGGGCATTTATAAATTATCATAGCTATAATCTATTCGGGAAAATTTAAGAAACTACTTTTTCACAGAAaatggtatatatgttacaaTCAGACTGTGTAatcagtcattttgtgaaatgactgaaactGTCAGTTCGTGAAATGATTGTTTTGGTCagtcagttgatgaaatgattgaaatctctagtcatttcatgaaacaacTGAAATTTGGTCCTGGCAGTTACACTATCTGACTGAAATGGTTCGTTGGTGATAATGCGTGTCTTAACTAGTTTTGAGGTTTATTTATTGTTATGAAAATATTCTAATTAGCTTAATCTTACAGTGAGTTCACAAGCAGGGTAGTCTTAAGCAACAAAGGTATCAACATCCTTATCTGCTTTCCTTTATTTGGCATCTCAGGGATTAATTCTTTCCTGGAGAAGATTCAAGTGGTATGAATAGGTAGTTATGAAAACATCCCCTGAAACACCAACTGAATCatataaaatgtacaaacactGCCATCAGCATACATTTGCAGCCAACTTTCATTATGGACAACACAGTACTAGCAATAGTTTCTTACTGAACTGCAAGGGAGACACGCCAAGTGCCCGAAGTACATGACTCCCAGAGAAGAGTACTTCACTTTGGAAGAAGAGGTTCTTTGGTTAGACATGCTGGTGAATCAACGTCATGAGTACTACCTTAACGAAGCCACCTCAGACCTCAAATGACACACCTGTGTACTTCGTGAGAACTGAAGATACCTTTCATGTCATAAAGAGAGTGCATGTGGCTGCAGGACACGGTGGTCGAGAAAGCATGACGAAACAAATGAGCGTTAAATATGCCAAGATCTTGCTTGACAGAGATGAGCTTTTTAAATCACCGTGCCAAGAGTGCCAGAAAAAGAGAAAGAGACCGATGACCAAGGCCGTGGTAGTCAAATCTATTTTTACCAGTGAATTTCCATCCAGAGGACAAGGGGACCTCATTGACATGCAGTCCATGAGCCATGGTAGTTCGAAGTGGGTTATGGTATGCCAAAACCTTCTTCATCCTTGGCATCAAAGAAAGCAGCAGAAGCAGCGTGTCAGCTGGTTGACATTTTCCTTCTCATAGGCGCACCTGTCGTCCTTCCATCTGACAACGGTTCCGAGTTTACTGCCAAGGTAATGGAGGAAATGAAGGGGAACCTGGTGATAATGTAGCTGTGCCAACCTGTGGTTGATCGTGGTTGAGGAGATCCGCGAAATATATTGGGCGTGATAACAGACGGAAACATTTGCATTTACACAAAGCCATTTACGGAATGACATTTACACAGTTGCTACCATGAGTGGTATTCGGAAAGGGCACTACTGCCGTATTTAGTTTGTGATTTGCCCTGAACGTATTTTGGCAATCACAGACAAAGACATGTGTGTCTCTTAGGAGAAGCAGTTTCCATATCATCCATATCTGGTGGGCAGGATTTTGTCATTTGTGGCTTCTCAGGACTTAAAAGGTGCTAGACAAATAGGTGCAAGTGTTTTAGAAACAAAATGAGTTGCAACCGTCGTTGCCATAATAGCGTAAACTGTTGTAACACGTAATAGCTGTATGAACCAAGACCTGCCCGTCAGTGTATGGACCATGAATAATGATTGTTATCTGATTACACgtatatgaaatataaaatgtaatatgtataatttgtttTGTCATATATGAAACATCACCAACGAACAACCATTTCAGTCAAATAGTGTATCTCCCGTGGCCAAATTTCAGTCATTACGTGAAATGACTAGAGATTTcagtcattttatgaaatgactaATTACACAGTCTGACagtaacatatacatatatactgtcgAACAGGTATAAGCTTGTGAGAGGCACAGTTAGTTTTATCGCTTGTGCTGGAAGATGACACCATTTTCCAGATGAAATTGATAGTTATCAGGTCTGTCGTGGTGAATATTGTATTCAAGAAATCTGGCACacatcaaaagtatacaccaAAATTTGAAGGCTGTTCAAGAAGAAAAAACACAAGGGGTTATTCGATGGTGATGTTTTCCACATTTTAGTATACATGACGTCATACGCTGGCAAAggcattgtgtgtacagatattGAACAGATGTgtatgaaaacatgttcacactGGTTTAGACGAGAAAGTGAGACAATATTTTACCTAAACTTTCATTGCGGCTGTTTTCATATctaatactgagtgagtgagtttagtttcaagcCGCATTCAGCGACTGCCATACTATCAAATAATTATATGTCAAACGTACTGTAACAGGCTTAATATAGAAGCTGTTGAATGTCCATCTTTTCTAGCTGATCTGCCCTGTGAAGACGTGGACCCCAACTGTGCCAGCTACGACACCGCCACTTGCAACAACCCCCAGTTCAGCCACTGGGCCGAGACTCAGTGTCGCTACTACTGTCGACGTTGTTCAGGTGAGAGCCAAATAACCCCGACAACTCGACGACATGTCAACACTTTAAACGTCGAGTTATCCGCAGTACGAGAAAAGCAGAGTGCCACTTTTGGACCAAGGACGATGAGGTTCTCCCCCTTCAATGTATATATAGTTGATTTGATGTAAGAAGCATATGGAGATACTGCCCGCAAGTGACAATGCCAAGTGGATTGAAATGATATGTTTTGGGCCTTGTGGTGTGTTTACTTCAATGTCAAAGAGATTGAAACGATGTTTTCTGAGTCGTGATATATATGTAGTATAATGTCAAACCGACTGTAATTATTTTGTGAGCCTTGTGATAATAATGTCTATTTCTTCCCTAAAGCATTTCTAGCTATAATGCTTGTTTTAGATCCTGTAAAACATAATGGATATTCATAGCGTATTTTCTCTTTGATTTGGAAATCGTGTCTGAATACAATGTTTGAATGATATAACCAGTCCATTACCAGGAAAAGAAGAAGGAAAGAAAAGAAAGGAAAACAGCTATTATTATGATAAGTTAAACTTTGGATGAAAACAAGCTATCAAGTATATTGTGTTTATGTATGGGGCATGAAAGTTTACTAGACTGGTTGTTGGTTGTTTTTCAGCTGCGGCTCTAGCTGCAAAGGACGCCTTGCAAACAACAGTCCCCCCAGCATGTAAGTTATATTTGTCGTATgtatactcctcacaaaaatTAAACAGATATATGTAGATACACTCTCATTTATTGGAATTGCAAATCGTGGAATGGTGCAATATAAATGTGAAACATATGTACAGTcgattaacaaaatgaaatggtaTTGAGCAATAAAACACGTACAAATTATCAAGAGCATGTACCCTTGAAAAATGTACTGCGTTGATGGAGCAAGATGTTTACATTAAGGTCCAAGTCAGTGTTGGACAGTGCAGCACTGTTCAGCAACGCTTATGACCATCATGAGCACAAATGCAAGTTATTACACGATTTTGCATTGACCAAATGAGTCTTGAAAGTGCTGTTGTGGAATGGTCCATCATTCTCCCTGTAACGAATGCTCAAGGTCATCTGGGTGTGAACATAAGTCTGGGGGTGAATATTCAGTGGGGAGTATACTTTCATAGCTGGACTACCTCGACTCCTTGTATGTAGGTCCTATTTAAATCATTTGCAATGTTCTGACGTCCGTTTCGATCCGATCATTCTCGCATTCTCATTATTATCGCATTGTATTAAAGGAGAACCCATTTGCCTACCTGGATATGACGAATGTCAAGATAAATACTCGGATATGACGAAGTGTCTATTTAACAGTACATAACATCCACATTTCAAGACTTACCCCAATAGTCTTAACGGTATTCTTAATTACGAATTCCGAAAAGTGTGTTCGTTTTATCCCGACTGTATTTCAGTGTGCAAGGACAAGATAGACTGTCAGGCGTACAAGAAGGACTCGTGTACACTATATCCGGGATGGGCAAAGGAAAACTGCATGGCCTTCTGCGGAATCTGCAAAGGTGGGACCTCAGTATTTTATTCGAATAACGAAATATAAATTGACCAGGCGAATGTATTCTTTGTGGTGTTTTTTACATCTGTCATCGAACTTACGTTACCGCTTCCCAAGAAATACATGCAAAGATGCATGATATCAGATGCAGGATGTGCGCGTGCCGTtcgcgtgtgtatgtgtgtatgtatgtgtgtagtgAAATTCAGGTTCATCAGTTTAAATCCTGGAATAGGCAGTGTGTCAGGTGAGTTATAACAGTTCCATGAAAACTTCTTTTAAGTAGCATTTCCTCCGAAATCTTCTGCCCATAAGACAAACATGGGcgcgatggggtagcccagtagtgAAAGACCATTCTTGGTGTCCGCCGCAGTGATACTGACAgtgtgctcactcactcacccacttgaTGAATGAATATAGTGTCGATGTCACATTTACACCTTAATAATTGTAGTTTCGTAACAAAATGCACTGGACTAGAACGCAACTCGGTCTaatgatttttgtttttcctgtcttttgtttctttttccatgttttgagtgagtgagtgagtttagttttacgtcgcacttagcaatattccagttatatggcgacggtctgtaaataatcgagtctggaccagacaatccagtgatcaacaacatgagcatcgatctgcgcaatggggaaccgatgacatgtgtcaaccaagtcagctagtctgaccactcgatcccgttagtcgcctcttacgacaagcatagtcaccttttatggcaagcatgggttgctgaaggcctattctaccccgggaccttcacgggtcccatgtTTTGAATTTCTTAACACTTACTGAATAATCTCTGTTCTTTGATTATAGATCAATACTTATAAAATTCTAAAACATCTGCGGAAaacgtaaataaataaatatttaaagttatattctaaAAGTAAACCTAGGGATCGGATTGAATTTCATAGAATTACTTGGAAGCTATCGCTCTCTCGTAAGCTGCGCAATGGCATTAAACACAAAGGGATAGAGAAAAGAAAGCAAAAATAGCTAAAATATTGTGACTGTATTGTTAGTGAACGTTAGTGAGGTTTGACAGATCTGGAGAGTTAAAGATTGCTAATACTTTCTATGAATTGTACTCGTTCTCATTATCATATATAAGCCAAGTGGtaaaagcgtccgctcgtcacaccgaaagcCTGGAATCGATTTCCGGAGtgtgaacaatgtgtgaagcacattgcCGTCGCCCCgcccagtgatattgctggcatattgctaaatacCGCTCCTCACTTCTCGGCGAAAATCCTTAAACTGTTCACGTGTATTTTTATGATCGTAAATCAGCTATTTTCATGACGTGTTTCAGGCGCCCCGACACCTCCCCCAGTATGTGCTGACGCTAATCCCGGATGTGCGGCCTACGACAAAGCGACAACCTGCAAGGATCCCAAGTTCACCCTATGGATTCGGTCCAACTGTGCAAAATACTGCGGTCTTTGCAGCGGTAACTTTCATTTTCCATTTAAAGTTTTTGTAATCAGAAATTACGGAAAcgagattttaaaaaatgtagcaAGGGCGGATCCAAGGGTGGGGTGACGGGTGGGAGTGGAACCCCTtccttttgaaaatgacttaaGGCTACAGTGATGACTTTTTTGATCAATTGATCAAAAACAATTTTAACAATCATTCATGTTATGGACAGCGAGATCGATCAATTACTTCATAGCGATaagggtggtgggatagcccagtggtcaaaTCTTTCGCTGGTCACACTGAATACCCTatttcgattctccatatgggcacagtatgtgaagcccttttctagtGTCTCCCGActtgatagtgctggaatatcgctaacgcgatgtaaaaccatcctcactcactaCCTCATAACATCACACCCTAACACAACTCTACTATGGTTTATGGATACATTCAAAGTTTTTGTAAACGATTTTATCATCAATTTGATCTTGTGTTAATTCAGATGGAAGCGCGACGTCAGGCCCAGGGCTTACCATGCCAGCCACCCCGCCCCCGCTGACTCCCCCTGGTCCCTTTGGGGGCTCTCCAGCACCTATAGCTGGGAAGTAGTGCAACATTCCTTGTATTAGGAAGTATGGATGAACGACTGATGGCAATGTCCCTTGATTGTTTGGAGGAATACCGAGGTGATTAAAATCTTAGATCCTCTGAATAGTTCATTTTTATTGTGCTGTCCTGATTGTCTTCAGTATTTCCCACTCACAAGAAGTTCCAATCCGACGTGAAATTTGCTTTATCTCGATTTTCGCTGCTGCTCCGGGAATTAATGTTCTAATGTGTCAAAACTGCTCTTGTGTTAGCATAGTAGCAAAATACAAGGTTGTCTTGACTTTTCTTCTATGTTTATTAAGACATTCTAAGTATTCTTAGTAAAGCTACCCATATTGCAATGGCCATTACTTAAGGATCCAGATTTTACTATGTCGTAAATTATATTACACACTTATtgacaaatatgttttaaagttttTTCTTGTCTATCTATAGGCTGGAGATGACAAACACTTAATGAGTGTAACACACATTCAAATGTCATCTTAAACACACTACACACGGAGAGATTCAAAGGACATTCGTTTCATGATTAAAACAATCACTATTGAATACGCTCTTCACCTTTACACGTCCATACACCAAGCACTGCATGAGATTAACACTTAGTCTTTGAAAACGTAAAATTTTGGCAGAtacaaacaatttcaaattgaaaaggaaccccagtAAAGTGGTAGGTCTTCAAACCTGTCAAAATCTAAACATAGTAAGTACAGAACTTACGTAGGAGCGAGGGACATACCGAGGCTGCAGGTCAAGACACATTATTATGATTTACTATGTTCTCTTTGTACATCACACCTCGGTCTTGTCAAAGGTGTCCGGTAAAAACATCCTCGATAAAAAAAAGTACCGTTAAGAAAGTTCTGAATGTGCCTAGGTAAACAAGGTTATCGGAAAAAGTCCCATTTTCATTCTGGACTTGTGTCCACATTTGCATGCAACCTTGTCTTTTCGAGTTGACCGTTTGGTGCACACATGACCAACTTCAAACCACCCTTGTTGGTCTGAATGGCCTCCATGATGGAAGTGGTACCAACGTTGTAAGATTATACGATATCTTGTTACTGGTAATTAACTGTGGATGAGATACGGACACACTGAAACACTAACAACTGTGTTTACTACATATGAAAGGGCAGGTTAGGTATTTAATCCGTGATCACACCGTGGTTATTTTGATGTCGtctaaaacatcaaacaaacacttaaaacttctttgagaggcattttagaagctgtgAAGGTGAAGATGCAGGAAAACAACGTTTTGTGGATAGTGAACTTCTTTATTGGAATACGTGCGACGTTCCGCGCAGGTACGAACACCGTTATAATTTAGAAAATTATATATGATTATATATGATTTCTTCGTGAGTGATTTTAATCAGTCTTGTCGAATGAGTACAACTAAAACCGCTTTTACTGGAAAAGAACTTTCTTACTGAAGATGTTTTTAATGTGGACTTATTTCTCTACAACCTTGGCAAACAGCATTGGGATTAGAGGTTATTTAGTAGAATCTGGACACACACGTGCAGATTCCCAGGCTGTCTGCTATCTTGAATATATCAGCACACATTTAACTGAAGATTTAAATTTATTGTTAACAGGCCACCTACGCAGCACTGTTATCGTGAAGGTTACACTTCCAGGACAGTAAACACGGGGAAAGGGTTTACTGCGTCTGAAAACTAAGAAGAGGTTTTAGAGCCCGTTCCACAATGCAATCTTAGCACAAAGATAATGTTATCTTCAACACTTTAACATACGTTTACCCTTTACCACAGGCTCAACATATTCATAACGCTATGGTCGCTTTGAAGAACTGAGCCTTTCACGAGGTAACATTCACAAAGGTTAACCTCAATGccaattctttaacactgcaccgAAGGTATCAATGtcacttacgatcaccttatcGGAGGCCCAGGATCCTGGTGGGATCACCTTACGTTTCATGATATTTCATATGACGTCACTTGCTTGAGATACATATATCTTTTGATATATGAAAAAGAGTGAACAGCTGGTGATTTGGGATTGTTTTTCAGACATCAACGACGGGTATGTAAAGAGTTTTGATTGTGACGTACAAGTACATCATCCTGTAAGTGTTGGGGGTTACAGCCGTGGTTACAGCGtccgcccgtcacgccgaagacccgggttcgattccccacatgagttcaatttgtgaagcccattttggtaCCCtcaccgtgatatttctggattCCGCGTATAAAATTTATGTCCGATTCAAGAATTGCATTTGCATCAATGCAAATTATCACAGTCCTCTTACAGCAATGTAAACCATATATATTGTGCTTTGGAAAGATGCAGTAAATCTTTGTGGCTTGTAAGTCACAGCCATATGCCTCTTACCAAAATATTTACTTTGTCGTCTTGGAAATAATTCGGTTGTGTACGTTTAAGCTTATCAGTTTAGTTAATCAACCTTCAGTATACAAAACCTGTGAACTGTTGTATAGTCTGTGTGAGCAGAAATGTGACGCATCGTCGGGTAAAAACGTTTTTGGGAAGGAAATATTCTCTAACAATCACATGTCTACTTTCTTTTGCACGTCAGTATAGTTATATTGACTGAGGATGTGGATCGACAATCTCAGTGTGAgattaaataataacacaatGCATCTCTTCTCCTACATGGTTCAATCgtgtatcttcagggagaagtgATTTCAGATAAATAGATTggtatgacatatatatatatatatatatatatatatatatatatatgtgtgtgtgtgtgtgtgtgtgtgtgtgtgtgtgtgtgtgtgtgtgtgtgtgtgtgtgtgtgtattcacgTATTCACCCTACATGACCTGATTATCGACATTTGATTGTGGGGGGCCATGTGTATGTTTTTCATAACATATCTCCGTAATCCATTTTTCGATTCTGAATGTACgatgtgtttatgaattatgGTAAAATTCgacgacaccaggtgtttgaaCCTGATCTGATTACTGATAATCTCAGATGCTCGTAATGAGTAAACTAATGCAATAACTCAGTGACATGTTCGTGAGGACTAAAACCACATCCGAGTGTCGCTCCACAAAGTGTtacgttacgacctgtcgtaccACAACACTCTATCACAGGCTTACAAATCAACTTTTAGCCAGTAGTGTAGTGCTACGAACGTTTTGTAGATCGATCATCTGATCTATTTTTAGACATCGAATACCATAAAACTTCAAGAATATTTTACATAGCACTGTACGCATGTAGACGTTTATAGACTACCAAATATTAGGGTGTTCCAATACCTTTTGTTAGTAATATATATTGGGGCATATGCACTCATTTTAGCTTATGATAGACCTATTAGACCCTTAGATAGACCCTTAGAAGATCTATTATCCCTTATACTAATTGCCTACAATCGAATATGGAAACGTCGAGGCGAACAGCTTCGAAACACGCTGTACCTGAGGTGATGCTGGTGACGTGCTTTCCCAGCATGCCAACATGGCGGCAGGTAGATGGCTTACTTCTCTCGAACTAGCACTGCCAGTCTTCCGCGTGTATACAACCACAATTATTTAGCACAGTGATAAAACTTGATGGTGCAAATAAATAGAATGGACTGAATTTGCTTATTAATATCTATGTGTTGAAGAATAAGCATTTATAAAATCACGCGAGAATGTCTGTAACTCGAAGTCTGGATGTATGTTGAAAATCTAAGAACTGATTCACGAACAGCAACAGGACAACCCTGTTAGGACGTTGACGTGGACGGTGCTGCGCACGACACAACATTTTGATCTGCCCCAAACTACGAACCGTAGGCTATCTACATATGCCCACAACTCTACAGCAAATGTGACAGTACGCGCACGGGGGTTAGAAGGAGGGTTGTGGTCGGGTGTGATGGTCGGCGAATGGATGTGATTCTGTTTGATGTTAGTCCCCATGTTGTATTTGCCCGATCATGTCGTTAATACCCTATATATCTGCCACCATTCAAATAGAATTCCAATAGTACAGAGTCAAAATTCATGTTTCACAAATCCACGAACCGCGAAGGTTTTGACGAACCTACACAAAGTCTTTTCCTAAGAATCCCAAAAGGACCCGGTGCCTGAATTTAAAAACGGACACCCATATCCCAAAAAGGGCATGCACGTAGTATGTTAAGTCATTCAT encodes:
- the LOC137265654 gene encoding uncharacterized protein, with the protein product MYCLVILFFVGFVRGQVSTTEPCGDKLPNCASYGQTSCTTYVEWAKENCNSYCKFCKADLPCEDVDPNCASYDTATCNNPQFSHWAETQCRYYCRRCSAAALAAKDALQTTVPPALCKDKIDCQAYKKDSCTLYPGWAKENCMAFCGICKGAPTPPPVCADANPGCAAYDKATTCKDPKFTLWIRSNCAKYCGLCSDGSATSGPGLTMPATPPPLTPPGPFGGSPAPIAGK